The following coding sequences lie in one Anguilla rostrata isolate EN2019 chromosome 8, ASM1855537v3, whole genome shotgun sequence genomic window:
- the LOC135260431 gene encoding pancreas transcription factor 1 subunit alpha has translation MEIQGTLLEPTLLDFASDVHFLDLSPKPAAKLNSVTSLHSADLRGRFLDIISIPGGDEPTRSAQSGYPRTGDTPALGTASLTGRSKRKRVITTVQRQAANIRERRRMFSLNEAFDDLRKKVPTFAYEKRLSRIETLRLAIVYISFMTDLLEENNAPIG, from the coding sequence atggaaattcaAGGGACGCTTTTGGAACCTACGCTTTTGGACTTTGCCAGTGACGTTCACTTTCTAGATTTATCTCCAAAACCGGCAGCAAAGCTTAACTCGGTCACGTCTCTGCACAGCGCGGATTTGCGGGGCCGATTTTTGGATATCATCTCCATCCCCGGAGGAGACGAGCCGACGCGCTCCGCTCAGAGCGGCTATCCGCGGACGGGCGACACGCCCGCGCTTGGCACGGCCTCGCTCACGGGGAGGTCAAAGAGGAAGCGCGTGATCACCACCGTCCAGCGGCAGGCCGCGAACATCAGGGAACGGAGGCGGATGTTCAGCCTGAACGAGGCTTTCGATGACCTGCGGAAGAAGGTGCCCACCTTCGCCTACGAGAAGAGGTTGTCCCGGATCGAAACTCTGAGACTCGCCATAGTGTACATCTCCTTTATGACGGATCTGCTGGAGGAAAATAACGCGCCTATCGGCTGA
- the LOC135262177 gene encoding twist-related protein-like, with the protein MFEETNQDESSSPLSPDDSLTNSEEEPERRPKRRGRKRRRGRKNGEDSDSPTPGKRAKKSSGSSPQSFEDIHAQRVMANVRERQRTQSLNEAFASLREIIPTLPSDKLSKIQTLKLAARYIDFLCQVLQSDELDSKAAGCNYAAHERLSYAFSVWRMEGAWSMSTSH; encoded by the coding sequence ATGTTCGAAGAAACGAACCAGGACGAATCCagctctcctctttctcccgaCGACAGCCTAACCAACAGCGAGGAAGAGCCAGAGAGACGGCCGAAGCGAAGGGGGAGGAAAAGGAGAAGAGGCAGGAAAAACGGGGAGGATTCAGATAGCCCGACCCCTGGGAAAAGGGCGAAGAAATCTAGCGGCAGCAGCCCACAGTCTTTCGAAGACATTCACGCGCAGAGAGTCATGGCGAACGTGCGCGAGCGACAGAGGACGCAGTCGCTGAACGAAGCCTTCGCATCCTTGCGGGAAATAATCCCCACTTTGCCGTCGGACAAACTGAGTAAAATCCAGACGTTAAAACTCGCCGCCAGGTACATAGACTTCCTCTGCCAGGTTTTGCAGAGTGACGAGCTGGACTCCAAAGCGGCCGGCTGCAACTACGCGGCTCACGAGAGGTTAAGCTACGCCTTCTCGGTGTGGAGGATGGAGGGCGCGTGGTCCATGTCAACATCTCACTAG
- the polr1f gene encoding DNA-directed RNA polymerase I subunit RPA43, with protein sequence MANLEPVAEDCESGKMSTENCTSTLKQSCTPAGDKSAVPCLIPSFADACKLVDAPYSCLVVESHRRHVALSPLYLRKKRSGIQEQLNAELLKYSESLKGVPLAYDNIKVIGQYGDIYDDNGFIHMNIEAMFVIFQPKRGQNLSGVINKVGVSHVGCVVHGCFNASVPRPPQVSQEVWQQAGLSVGSALEFQVSQLDADTAGVLLIRGRLNRHSAQTLAAVGVANGAELTEEPPEETTAKKKKKHKNPANDSAGVSTATDETTAGEFVAVETDAGTALVDVDVNMNGHGDGKKKKKKKKKRKEEEAQEEVQQELQLNSPVEFHISDSRGYQSDKGNRKRKKREEQEEGAELSNSLEESEPKKKKQKKNKRSSQ encoded by the exons ATGGCGAACCTGGAACCAGTGGCTGAGGACTGCGAAAGTGGGAAAATGTCAACTGAAAATTGTACCTCAACGCTTAAGCAAAGTTGTACCCCGGCGGGAGATAAGAGCGCAGTGCCGTGTTTGATACCGTCTTTTGCGGACGCCTGCAAGCTTGTGGACGCGCCGTACTCGTGCCTGGTCGTGGAAAGCCACCGGAGACACGTCGCGCTGTCGCCTCTCTACCTGCGAAAGAAAAGGAGCGGAATTCAGGAGCAACTGAACGCAGAACTCCTGAAGTACTCTGAAAG tttgaaagGGGTTCCTTTGGCCTATGACAACATCAAAGTTATCGGACAATACGGAGACATTTACGATGATAACGGATTCATCCACATGAACATTGAAGCGATGTTTGTGATCTTCCAGCCCAAACGAGGACAGAACCTGTCT GGTGTTATAAATAAAGTTGGCGTGAGTCACGTGGGCTGCGTGGTGCACGGCTGCTTCAACGCCTCCGTGCCCAGGCCCCCGCAGGTGTCTCAGGAGGTGTGGCAGCAGGCGGGGCTGAGTGTGGGCTCCGCCCTGGAGTTCCAGGTGTCCCAGCTGGACGCTGACACTGCAGGGGTCCTGCTCATCAGAGGGAGGCTGAACAGACACAG TGCACAGACTCTTGCTGCAGTGGGCGTGGCCAACGGGGCGGAGCTTACAGAGGAACCGCCCGAAGAAACAACcgccaagaagaagaaaaagcacaaaaacccGGCAAACGATTCGGCTGGAGTTTCCACGGCGACGGATGAAACGACTGCAGGTGAGTtcgttgccgtggagacggaTGCAGGCACAGCCTTGGTCGATGTGGACGTGAACATGAATGGGCACGGCGAcggcaagaagaagaaaaagaagaagaaaaagaggaaggaggaggaggcgcaggaggaggtgcagcaggagctgcagctgaACTCTCCGGTGGAGTTCCACATCAGCGACTCCAGGGGTTACCAGAGCGACAAGggcaacaggaagaggaagaagagggaggagcaagaggaaggggcggagctcaGCAACAGCCTTGAGGAATCTGaaccgaagaagaagaagcagaagaaaaacaagagaagcagccaataa